A section of the Paenibacillus odorifer genome encodes:
- a CDS encoding GNAT family N-acetyltransferase has protein sequence MNTELLDGKTIKLVPIDESHAEGLARVLRNPDIWEFTWRKITSDEQVQGLISTALANQKNGSQITFTIIDKATERIIGTTRIMHPDLVHRNAEIGCTWISPDYWRTSVNTEGKSLLLHYCFEELKLIRVEFTVVANNLRSQRAVERIGAVKEGVLRKHRIKSDGSIHDNVVFSILDTEWPAVKENLHYLINDKYA, from the coding sequence ATGAATACTGAACTACTTGACGGGAAAACAATTAAGCTGGTTCCAATAGATGAAAGTCATGCAGAAGGATTGGCGAGAGTGTTAAGAAATCCAGACATCTGGGAATTTACCTGGCGAAAAATAACGTCGGACGAGCAGGTGCAAGGATTAATCTCAACAGCTTTAGCAAATCAAAAAAACGGTTCACAAATTACCTTTACTATCATTGATAAAGCAACGGAGCGAATTATCGGAACCACAAGGATTATGCATCCGGATTTGGTTCATCGCAATGCGGAAATCGGATGTACCTGGATCTCGCCTGATTATTGGAGGACTAGTGTGAACACAGAGGGCAAGTCGCTGCTGCTACACTATTGTTTTGAAGAACTTAAGCTGATCCGTGTAGAATTTACAGTGGTCGCGAACAACTTGAGGTCACAAAGAGCAGTAGAACGAATTGGGGCGGTTAAAGAAGGAGTTCTGCGCAAACATAGAATCAAGTCTGACGGATCGATTCATGATAATGTGGTCTTTAGCATATTGGATACCGAATGGCCTGCTGTAAAAGAGAATCTGCATTATTTGATAAATGATAAATACGCATAA
- a CDS encoding HAD family hydrolase — MGRGLQNILFDLDGTLTDPKEGITKSVEYALNKFDIQIEHLDELLPYIGPPLYDSFIELHHFTEEQALQAVAFYRERYSATGLFENMVIEGIPQLLEGLKTNGYSLYVATSKPTVFAAQILEHYKLDHYFKHIGGSNLDGTRSKKQEVIQYVLDENDIHPEEAVMIGDRKHDMIGAIGCGVESIGVTFGYGPKEELEQAGADHIAFRVEEIADIIQHISLRERCTK, encoded by the coding sequence GTGGGAAGAGGATTACAAAACATTTTATTTGATTTAGATGGTACTTTAACAGACCCCAAAGAAGGCATTACCAAAAGCGTAGAATACGCTTTGAACAAATTTGATATACAGATCGAACATTTGGATGAGCTTCTTCCTTACATAGGTCCTCCGTTATATGATTCATTTATCGAGCTGCACCATTTCACTGAGGAACAAGCGCTTCAAGCGGTTGCTTTTTACCGGGAGCGTTACAGTGCCACGGGATTATTTGAGAATATGGTGATTGAAGGTATACCCCAATTGCTGGAGGGACTTAAGACGAATGGATACTCATTGTATGTAGCAACCTCCAAACCGACTGTTTTTGCAGCACAGATTCTTGAGCATTATAAGCTCGATCATTATTTCAAACATATCGGAGGAAGTAATCTGGACGGTACCCGTTCTAAGAAGCAAGAGGTTATTCAGTACGTGCTTGATGAGAATGACATACATCCAGAGGAAGCGGTAATGATAGGAGATCGTAAGCATGATATGATCGGTGCTATTGGCTGTGGTGTCGAATCTATTGGAGTGACTTTTGGTTATGGTCCCAAGGAAGAGCTTGAACAAGCCGGAGCAGACCATATCGCCTTTCGTGTGGAAGAAATTGCAGATATCATTCAGCATATTTCATTGAGAGAACGGTGCACCAAATGA